A genomic window from Triticum urartu cultivar G1812 chromosome 7, Tu2.1, whole genome shotgun sequence includes:
- the LOC125518022 gene encoding transmembrane ascorbate ferrireductase 2: protein MAAVPAVRFPLFGLVRLLGVAAAAVILVWAVHFRGGMALSAEKDKLLIFNVHPVLMLIGLVVLNAEALLAYKTVPGTKKLKKLVHITLQFLAMFLSLVGLWAVWKFHDEKEIDHLYTLHSWLGLSCIIIFSLQWAAGFLTFWYPGGSRSNRASLLPWHVFLGVFLYVLAIATSVTGLLEKSIFMQSAKMIGRFSTEAMLMNSLGMMLILLGALVILAIFNPGAGKIDTYRGSSE, encoded by the exons ATGGCGGCGGTACCCGCGGTGAGGTTCCCGTTGTTCGGCCTCGTACGGCTGCTTGGCGTGGCCGCGGCAGCGGTCATCCTCGTCTGGGCCGTCCACTTCCGCGGCGGTATGGCGCTCTCCGCCGAGAAAGACAAGCTCCTCATCTTCAAC GTACACCCTGTGCTAATGCTGATTGGATTGGTAGTCCTGAATGCTGAAG CTCTTTTGGCGTACAAGACAGTGCCAGGAACCAAGAAACTGAAGAAGTTAGTACACATTACGTTGCAGTTCCTTGCCATGTTTTTGAGTCTAGTTGGCCTCTGGGCTGTCTGGAAGTTCCACGATGAAAAAGAAATTGACCACTTGTACACACTCCACTCCTGGTTGGGCCTTTCTTGCATCATCATCTTCAGCTTGCAG TGGGCTGCTGGATTTTTGACCTTCTGGTACCCTGGAGGATCTAGAAGCAACAGAGCGTCCCTGCTCCCCTGGCATGTGTTCTTGGGTGTATTTCTCTATGTTCTTGCCATCGCCACAAGCGTGACTGGACTTCTGGAGAAGTCAATCTTCATGCAGAGTGCAAAAATGATTGGGCGCTTCTCCACAGAAGCGATGCTGATGAACTCACTGGGGATGATGCTGATACTACTAGGAGCTCTTGTTATTCTTGCTATTTTTAACCCTGGAGCTGGCAAGATCGACACGTACCGAGGTTCTTCAGAGTGA